In a genomic window of Polyangiaceae bacterium:
- a CDS encoding ATP-binding protein produces MRLSFNIAGPCIPGEHYMLPPERRLGRVMRLIEDRKYFTLHAGRQTGKTTSAQWLVQHLNGTGRWCAMHVDVQNARDTDSPFLTFKVIREDLDHAVLRDLPDVGLGSPQVRQVKPSRVFLMHYLRDLAARAPHPLVVLFDEADALMGKAMVSFLTQLRQGYIDRAKTPFPASVVLIGQRQVRDYAVRAKDQKPLSWLGTSSPFNITADATTIAPFTDADVEELLAQHTAATGQRFEPEAVARIYELGQGHPWLTNAMADQIVNWDVEDRSVAITAAHVDAAKETIILERRSHIDSLIAKLREERVRKIIDPMLAGDQTGVDVLDDDFAYVMGLGLVRRMGGQFVIANPIYREVIPRTLTYIRQGQIVPRRSYLRKDGSLDMAKLMVDWQKFWRKDGHVAAEGFGYRESGPHLMLMAFLQRIVNGGGRIDREYGLGRGALDLVVHWKKECHCIEIKIRRDRETEAEGLEQLAGYLDKLGLGEGWLVLFDLRESVSWQDKLFVREAEYAGKHIRIVGC; encoded by the coding sequence ATGCGGCTGTCGTTCAACATCGCAGGTCCATGCATTCCGGGCGAGCACTACATGCTGCCGCCCGAACGACGTCTTGGGCGGGTCATGCGGCTCATCGAAGACCGCAAATACTTCACGCTGCACGCCGGACGGCAAACGGGCAAGACCACGAGCGCCCAGTGGCTCGTGCAGCATTTGAACGGTACGGGCCGATGGTGCGCAATGCACGTCGACGTGCAGAACGCTCGAGATACGGATTCGCCGTTTTTGACCTTCAAGGTCATCCGCGAAGATCTCGATCATGCCGTGCTGCGGGATCTGCCCGACGTGGGCTTGGGAAGTCCACAGGTACGTCAAGTGAAACCATCGCGCGTTTTTCTCATGCATTATCTGCGGGACTTGGCAGCGCGTGCACCGCATCCGCTCGTCGTGCTCTTCGATGAAGCCGACGCGCTGATGGGCAAGGCAATGGTTTCTTTCTTGACCCAGCTTCGACAGGGATACATCGATCGGGCAAAGACGCCATTTCCCGCGAGCGTCGTGCTCATCGGGCAGCGCCAAGTTCGCGATTACGCCGTGCGCGCCAAAGATCAAAAACCGCTGTCGTGGCTCGGAACGAGCTCGCCGTTCAACATCACGGCCGATGCGACGACGATTGCGCCATTTACGGATGCCGACGTCGAGGAGCTTTTGGCTCAGCATACGGCGGCCACGGGTCAACGATTCGAGCCCGAAGCGGTGGCGCGCATTTACGAGCTGGGGCAAGGCCATCCGTGGCTCACGAATGCAATGGCAGATCAAATCGTGAATTGGGATGTCGAGGATCGGTCGGTAGCGATCACGGCAGCGCACGTGGATGCTGCAAAAGAGACGATCATTCTGGAGCGGCGTAGTCACATCGATTCGCTCATTGCAAAGTTGCGCGAAGAACGCGTGCGCAAGATCATCGATCCGATGCTCGCGGGAGATCAGACGGGCGTGGATGTTCTCGACGACGACTTCGCTTATGTGATGGGATTGGGGCTCGTTCGAAGAATGGGTGGACAATTCGTGATTGCCAATCCGATTTACCGCGAAGTGATTCCGCGGACGCTGACATACATTCGACAGGGGCAAATCGTGCCGCGACGCAGTTACCTCCGCAAGGATGGTTCGCTCGACATGGCGAAACTCATGGTGGATTGGCAGAAGTTTTGGCGTAAGGATGGGCATGTTGCGGCCGAGGGATTCGGGTATCGCGAATCGGGCCCGCATTTGATGCTGATGGCCTTTTTACAACGCATCGTCAATGGGGGCGGACGCATCGACCGCGAGTATGGGCTTGGCCGCGGGGCGCTGGATTTGGTCGTGCACTGGAAAAAGGAATGCCATTGCATCGAAATCAAAATTCGACGCGATAGGGAGACCGAAGCCGAAGGGCTGGAACAGCTCGCCGGTTACCTCGATAAGCTCGGGCTTGGAGAAGGGTGGCTGGTTCTATTCGACTTGCGCGAATCGGTCTCCTGGCAAGACAAACTTTTCGTGCGGGAAGCGGAATACGCAGGCAAGCATATTCGGATCGTCGGGTGCTGA
- a CDS encoding DNA-3-methyladenine glycosylase 2 family protein → MDNNHPHAEAMRVLSAADDRLAEVIAEVGACRLRVHTNGNADAHEFFEALVESIVSQQLSTKAADTIYARVLALGGGKLLPPSELGAVPEETLRKAGLSGQKVRYVQDLCTKVGDGSVVLTDLEKLGDEEVIQRLRLVKGIGRWTAEMFLMFRLGRPDVLPVQDLGIQQGMRKLYKMRTDPTPDRMVKVAKKWRPYRSVACWYLWRVHEKVK, encoded by the coding sequence ATGGATAACAATCATCCTCATGCAGAAGCGATGCGCGTATTGAGCGCTGCGGACGATCGTCTTGCGGAAGTCATTGCCGAGGTTGGCGCGTGTAGGCTTCGTGTGCACACGAATGGAAATGCCGACGCGCACGAATTTTTCGAGGCGCTCGTGGAATCCATTGTGAGCCAGCAATTATCGACGAAAGCGGCGGATACGATTTACGCGCGCGTGCTCGCGCTTGGGGGAGGGAAATTGCTTCCGCCTTCGGAATTGGGGGCGGTGCCGGAAGAGACGTTGCGCAAGGCGGGGTTGTCGGGGCAAAAAGTGCGATACGTGCAGGATTTGTGCACGAAGGTCGGCGATGGCAGTGTGGTGCTCACCGATTTGGAAAAATTGGGTGATGAAGAGGTGATTCAGCGTTTGCGGCTGGTGAAGGGAATTGGTCGCTGGACGGCGGAGATGTTTTTGATGTTCCGGCTGGGGAGGCCGGATGTATTGCCGGTTCAGGATTTGGGGATTCAGCAGGGGATGCGCAAGTTATACAAGATGCGTACGGATCCGACGCCGGATAGAATGGTGAAGGTAGCGAAGAAATGGCGTCCGTATCGATCGGTCGCGTGCTGGTATTTGTGGCGGGTGCACGAGAAGGTGAAGTAG
- a CDS encoding EAL domain-containing protein codes for MNSTAERLCGESFEEKRGKPLAEVFRIRPVAVTPFGIPTTAAGVVDIPTTTVGHTALLDRRDGQVLAIRHAIGTKADGDPKGKLVVFRDANVEQLLSLQIARQARYDTLTGLLNRQAFSERVELALASSRDKGVRHSLVYFDLDRFRLVNMTCGHDAGDDLLQWVATRLYEIVGPNDAAGRIGADEFVLLLHGRDLLDAEQVVRKLQRTLHEFRFAWNNKTFTVEASMGLVPFGAEYHRASDVLGAADQACRMAKDSGRSRLQIYLAEDQEMVRSRRAMQWVASIQRHLSEGRLQLYAQEIHALVPAKKHGLHFEILVRVVSDEGRHESPVGIIQAAEDSRMMDEIDRYVVQKALQTIGALSREQMRNLHTCAINLSALSLLREGLLDYIVEQFGNYKVPPTKVCFEITETAAFANLSEVLWMMQELGAMGCRFAIDDFGSGHASYGYLESLPVDYVKIDGVFVRSMLDSPLHRAIVESVQRIGGMLNIDTVAESVETQPMADMLSNMGIHYAQGWLYGKPRPIAEVLAGLSKQGKR; via the coding sequence ATGAACTCGACGGCCGAGCGGCTGTGTGGCGAATCGTTCGAGGAAAAACGCGGTAAACCTCTGGCCGAGGTTTTTCGTATTCGTCCCGTCGCGGTCACACCTTTTGGCATTCCAACGACCGCTGCAGGCGTCGTCGATATACCGACCACGACGGTTGGTCATACCGCACTTCTCGACCGGCGAGATGGCCAAGTGCTCGCGATCCGTCATGCGATCGGGACGAAAGCAGACGGCGATCCCAAGGGCAAACTCGTGGTTTTCCGCGACGCGAATGTCGAACAGCTCTTGTCTTTGCAGATCGCAAGGCAAGCGCGATACGACACGCTCACGGGCCTTTTGAACCGCCAAGCTTTTAGCGAACGCGTCGAGCTCGCGCTCGCATCGAGCCGAGACAAGGGCGTGCGGCACTCGCTCGTCTACTTCGATCTCGATCGATTCCGCTTGGTCAACATGACGTGTGGACACGACGCGGGCGATGATCTCTTGCAGTGGGTCGCGACGCGTCTCTACGAAATTGTCGGACCAAACGATGCGGCCGGGCGGATTGGTGCAGACGAGTTCGTCCTTTTGTTACACGGGCGTGACTTGCTGGATGCCGAGCAAGTGGTGCGCAAGCTTCAGCGGACGCTGCACGAATTTCGTTTCGCATGGAACAACAAGACGTTCACGGTCGAAGCGAGCATGGGATTGGTCCCCTTCGGGGCGGAATATCATCGCGCATCCGATGTGCTCGGGGCAGCGGATCAAGCTTGTCGCATGGCCAAAGACAGTGGCCGCAGCAGGCTTCAGATTTATTTGGCCGAAGATCAAGAAATGGTGCGCAGCCGAAGGGCCATGCAATGGGTTGCGAGCATTCAGCGGCACTTGTCCGAGGGGCGATTGCAGCTTTACGCGCAAGAGATTCACGCGCTCGTGCCGGCGAAAAAGCACGGATTGCATTTCGAGATTTTGGTGCGTGTGGTCAGCGACGAAGGGCGGCACGAATCGCCGGTGGGCATCATTCAAGCGGCCGAGGACAGCCGCATGATGGATGAAATCGACAGGTACGTGGTGCAAAAGGCATTGCAAACGATTGGTGCATTGTCACGCGAGCAAATGCGCAATTTGCACACGTGTGCCATCAATCTTTCGGCCTTGTCGCTCTTGCGCGAGGGGTTATTGGATTACATCGTCGAGCAATTTGGCAATTACAAAGTGCCGCCGACCAAGGTTTGTTTCGAGATTACGGAGACGGCTGCATTCGCGAATTTATCCGAAGTTTTGTGGATGATGCAGGAGCTCGGGGCGATGGGTTGCCGCTTCGCGATTGACGATTTCGGCAGCGGTCATGCGTCGTACGGGTATTTGGAGAGTTTGCCCGTGGATTATGTGAAAATCGACGGGGTTTTCGTGCGGAGCATGCTGGACAGTCCGCTGCATCGGGCCATCGTGGAGAGCGTGCAGCGCATTGGCGGGATGCTGAACATCGACACGGTGGCGGAATCGGTCGAAACGCAGCCGATGGCGGACATGCTGTCGAACATGGGGATTCATTACGCGCAAGGGTGGCTGTACGGAAAACCGCGGCCGATTGCGGAAGTGCTGGCGGGTTTGTCCAAGCAGGGCAAACGTTGA
- a CDS encoding protein kinase translates to MELVPGTVIAGRYRLERLLASGGMGAVWVARHLTLGSDIAIKFLHDDSPTPVARTRFEREARTASLIRHPNVVTVQDYGIEGQTPYMAMELLHGENLDDFILRKKRLTLDELEPIVSQISRGLRKAHEAGIVHRDLKPSNVFLARDESDGREVVKILDFGIAKEIDATLGQHTKTTELMGSPHYMSPEQLRSSKKSDFRSDLWSFAVIIYRGLTGVVPFPGDTLAEVMVQVFSGKYPPPSTLVQGLPPTVDAFFQRAFARKPDERYQAIADLHNAFVAVVAGKPLPAPTAAPPASPSATPIPNPSAAPTPFATSSPSWPGVMVSPTQVGAAPAVPNAVRAAPPIVALPASPDVATASLSAAERDAAAATTAAPPAPQPPPPRASNPSLSAHPEQPMPAGTLVGFGEPNQGAHSPGAWQDNPAPIVSLPGPPETEFSTQPLPALPPTTAPTNAPTNAPTNPVQGADPRRVRNIAIATVAGLLVLVTIVLLAFGGSSDSADKPSSGAENSASPPITSPPSAQATTHPVVPAAASGSAVTPDEIAAAVPDETPVEVVPDEPPAPTPSATQAPKSNWKPIGKGQGRLLVSARGGVCKITINSTYYGVTPLDVMVDAGKARVFCRMSTGATRSKELRVPEYRLTKIEFDVKQ, encoded by the coding sequence ATGGAGCTAGTGCCGGGCACCGTCATTGCCGGTCGTTACCGACTCGAGCGCCTCCTCGCATCTGGCGGAATGGGCGCCGTATGGGTCGCCCGCCACCTGACGCTTGGAAGCGACATCGCCATCAAGTTTTTGCACGACGATTCGCCGACCCCTGTTGCGCGTACGCGGTTCGAGCGTGAAGCTCGCACCGCGTCGCTCATCCGACATCCCAACGTGGTCACCGTGCAGGACTACGGTATCGAGGGACAAACCCCGTACATGGCGATGGAGCTTCTGCACGGGGAAAACCTCGACGACTTCATCCTGCGCAAGAAGCGCCTTACGCTCGACGAGCTCGAACCGATCGTCTCGCAGATCTCGCGCGGGCTGCGCAAAGCGCACGAAGCGGGGATCGTTCACCGCGACCTGAAGCCGAGTAACGTGTTTTTGGCGCGCGACGAGAGCGACGGGCGGGAAGTCGTCAAGATCCTGGATTTCGGGATCGCGAAGGAAATCGACGCGACGCTCGGACAACACACGAAAACCACGGAGCTCATGGGTTCACCCCATTACATGAGCCCCGAGCAGCTACGAAGTTCGAAAAAGAGCGATTTTCGCAGCGATCTTTGGTCGTTTGCCGTCATCATCTATCGCGGCCTGACGGGCGTCGTGCCCTTCCCCGGCGACACGTTGGCCGAAGTCATGGTGCAGGTCTTCAGCGGCAAGTACCCACCGCCATCGACGCTCGTGCAGGGCCTTCCGCCGACGGTCGACGCGTTTTTCCAGCGCGCGTTCGCTCGCAAGCCCGACGAGCGATACCAGGCGATTGCCGACCTGCACAACGCGTTCGTCGCCGTCGTTGCAGGCAAACCCTTGCCAGCCCCGACGGCTGCTCCTCCCGCGAGCCCGTCGGCCACGCCCATCCCGAATCCATCGGCAGCTCCGACCCCGTTTGCCACATCATCGCCGTCCTGGCCCGGCGTCATGGTGAGCCCCACGCAAGTTGGCGCTGCACCAGCCGTGCCGAACGCGGTTCGAGCGGCACCACCCATCGTGGCGCTCCCGGCATCGCCCGACGTCGCGACGGCGAGTTTGTCCGCGGCCGAGCGTGATGCAGCCGCAGCAACAACCGCGGCTCCACCTGCACCGCAACCACCTCCCCCACGGGCGTCCAACCCGAGTTTGTCGGCTCACCCAGAACAACCGATGCCTGCGGGAACGCTCGTCGGGTTTGGAGAACCGAACCAAGGCGCCCATTCGCCCGGCGCGTGGCAAGACAATCCGGCGCCAATCGTTTCACTACCCGGCCCGCCCGAAACCGAGTTTTCAACGCAGCCGCTTCCAGCCCTTCCGCCAACGACCGCGCCGACGAACGCACCAACGAACGCGCCGACGAACCCTGTCCAAGGCGCCGATCCACGTCGCGTGCGAAACATCGCGATCGCCACAGTCGCCGGGCTGCTCGTGCTCGTCACCATCGTCCTCCTCGCGTTCGGCGGGTCGTCCGATTCCGCGGACAAACCATCGTCCGGAGCCGAAAACTCGGCATCTCCACCCATTACATCGCCGCCATCGGCCCAAGCCACGACCCATCCGGTCGTACCCGCAGCCGCCTCGGGTAGCGCCGTCACTCCAGACGAGATCGCGGCTGCGGTTCCCGATGAAACCCCCGTCGAAGTTGTTCCGGACGAACCACCCGCGCCCACGCCTTCGGCCACGCAGGCGCCCAAGTCGAACTGGAAGCCCATCGGCAAAGGCCAAGGAAGGCTCTTGGTAAGCGCCCGAGGCGGCGTTTGCAAAATCACCATCAATTCCACGTATTATGGCGTGACGCCGCTCGACGTGATGGTGGATGCGGGCAAAGCGCGGGTCTTTTGCCGAATGTCCACGGGCGCGACGCGTTCGAAGGAGCTTCGCGTTCCAGAATACCGACTGACGAAGATCGAGTTCGACGTCAAGCAATGA